The DNA region TCTACAGTACCTTTAAATGTTCCGTTTTTTAATTTTTTAAGCACCACTTTCTTTTCATTCCAATCGTTAAAAGATCCCACTACAGAAACTTTTTTTGCATCTTCAGCAGGTAACGAAAATGTAACCTTACAAACCGGCTTGCTTTTTAAGAATTGTTTTTTAATAGCCATAATTCAAATTTTAATTGTGTTGTATGTTGTAATATGGTACAAATTTATAAAACAATTTACTACAGCCTTCACTTTAAGCCACTTTAGCCTAAAGAATTATCATTTTGTTAACATGCAATCGATAAAAATTAAAGCAAAGAAAAAAAACGCCGACTAATTTATATTATCAGCAACCTAAACTTTTACGTTTCGCACTGATTTTCAGACTATTTAAATTTATACAATATTAATCGTCACTTTATTTTCCTGTATTTGCACAATCATTATGCTTTCACCAAAAAAGACTTTAACTTTACAACCCTTATAGATTTAGATATGTTCGGAAAGAAAAAATCCAGTCCGCAAATAGACAAAGAGCAGTTAGAGCTTATTGAAAATGCCCAAAAACGCATCAAGCAAAAAAAACGCCTTTATGTTCATTTTGTATTGTTTTTAATCGGTGCCATATTTTTAATTGTAGCCAATACTGTTTTGGGTATTGGTGAAGATGTTACCCTTTTTGGTAAAGAATGGTTTTTGTTCGCTATCCTGTTATGGCTATTTTTCTTTTTGTACCACCTTTTTAATGTTTTTGTAACGCACAAATTCATGGGAAAAGCATGGGAAAAGCAACAACTTGAAAAGCTTGTGGCCAAACAGCAAGACCGTATTGAAAAAATAAAACAGGGGCTTGTAAAGGAAGAAACCCTTTTGGCCAAAAGCGAGGTCTATAACGAAACTAAGCCAAAACCCTCGATTAAAAAGAAATCGACATTGACCATTATTGCTGCGGCAGCCGAAAATAATGCCATTGGAAAAGACAACCAACTCATTTGGCATTTAAGCGACGACTTAAAACGTTTTAAGGCCTTAACCAGCGGACACCATATTATTATGGGACGCAAAACTTTTGAAAGCTTCCCAAAACCTTTACCCAACCGAATACACGTGGTGATTACACGACAAGCCGATTACCAAGCGCCCGACGGTGTTATTATTGTAAACAGTTTGGAAGATGCCATTGATGCCTCTAAAAGTGACAAACAACCATTTATTATTGGCGGCGGCCAAATTTACAAACAAGCCATGGGCATTGCAGATAAAATCGAGCTCACTCGTGTACACGGAAGTTTTGAGGCCGATGCCTTTTTCCCCGAAATAGACTTTAGCGTTTGGAAAGAAACCAACAACACCTTCCATAAAAAAGACAGCGATAACGAGTTCGAGTTTTCGTTCATTACTTACGAAAGGAAATAGGTTACTACTAAATTTGATTTACTGTTACTTTTAAAGTATAATGATTTACAGGATTTGATGGGATTATGTGGAAAATGCCGAATTCGGTTTTTAGATTAACTAAATTGCTTCATAACGTTTTCCCACTAACTCTTTCAATCGTTAATTTTTAAAATTGGCAGTAGTTTATAGAACACCGTAGATTTTAACAAGCTATCAATAGGTTTAGAAAAGAATATATAACCTTAAAGACTCAACTTTTTATTATTACTAAGTATTTTTTCGGATAACCATAAACCAAAAACTTTTTCTCTTAATAATTCCGTAAAACTAAGTTTTGTTGTAATAAAAGTTTCACACCATTGGTCACTCCATTTATCCATGAATTTTTATTCAGTTTTTGTGAATTTCGGAATAAAAAATTCAAGTATTTTTGCAGTATGATAAAAGACATTCAGCTTCGGGTTAGCTTAAAAGAGGAAGAAATCAGCAATATTCTTCTGGTAAAATCTGCTGAAAAATTAGCGATAAACCAAACTGATATTTCGGGCATTAAAGTACTTCGAAAGTCGATTGACGCACGAAAACCCAATATCGTTTTCAACTATAAAGTCGCTGTTTTTATCAACGAAGACGTTCCCCAAACTTCCGGATACCAGTTCGATTATAGGGACGTTTCAAACGCAAAACCCATTCATATCATTGGTTTTGGTCCGGCGGGAATGTACGCTGCCCTGCGTTGTATCGAATTGGGATTCAAGCCCATTGTTTTGGAGCGCGGCAAAAACGTACAAGACCGTCGTCGCGATTTACGGGCCATTAACCAGCACCATTTCGTAAACGAAGACTCCAATTACTGCTTTGGCGAAGGCGGTGCCGGCACATATAGCGACGGCAAACTGTACACCCGAAGCCTGAAACGTGGTGATGTACGCCGTATTTTCGAAAACTTGGTTTATCATGGCGCCACCGATCAAATTTTGGTAGATGCTCATCCGCATATTGGCACCAATAAACTCCCCAAAGTAGTTAAAAACATCAGGGAGACTATTTTAAATTACGGTGGCGAAATTCATTTTGAAACCCGTGTTACCGACTTTAAAATCCGGGAAAACAAAATACAATCCATTCTATTAAAAAATGGTGATGAATTGGATGTGAATAAAGTCATTTTAGCTACGGGACATTCAGCGCGCGACATCTTTTATATGCTCCACGAAAAGGAAGTGGCTATAGAAGCCAAATCGTTTGCAATGGGCGTTCGTGTCGAGCATCCGCAACACATTATCGATTCCATTCAATACCATTGTTCGGGTGAACGTTCAGAATTATTGCCAGCAGCTTCGTATAGTTTAGTGCAGCAAGTCAATAACCGTGGCGTGTACTCTTTTTGCATGTGCCCCGGTGGATTTATCGTTCCGGCAGCAACCGCCAACGGCGAAGTGGTGGTCAACGGGATGTCGCCATCCAAACGGAATAACCTTTACGCCAATTCGGGCATCGTGGTTGAAATTAATGTGGATAAAGATCTTCTCAAATATGAAAAATTCGGCGTTTTAAAAGGTTTGGAATACCAAAAGGATTTAGAAAAATTGGCCTTTACCGCTGGCGGAAGAAGCCAAACCGCACCCGCCCAACGACTCACCGATTTTGTAGAAGGCAAACTATCGAACAGCTTAAACGATTCATCGTATCAACCGGGATTAAATTCCTCACCTTTACATTCATTATTACCCAAATTGATTGGCAGCCGATTGCGAAAAGGTTTTGATGCATTCGGAAAAAAAATGAAAGGTTACTACACCCACGAAGCCAATATTGTTGGGGTAGAATCGCGAACCTCATCACCGGTTTCCATCCCCAGAAATGAAAAATTAGCGCACTTACAAATTACCAATCTTTACCCCTGTGGCGAAGGTGCTGGCTATGCTGGAGGCATAGTTTCGGCGGCTATGGATGGCGAACGTTGTGCCGAAGCGGCTGTTGGGAGCATGTAAATTTTTTATATCTTTTATCCGCTGGAAACCAACTAGAATTAAAGTTGATTTATTTCTCCAATTTCATCATAAACAAGGGGACTTTCGTCAACCTGAACTTGTTTCAGGTTCTCATTAAATTGCTTAAATTAACATGATGGGATTCCGAAATAAATTCGGAATGACCCTCAACCAGCAATTATTAAATAGAACTGCGTTTCAATAAATAAAATGTTATAAAAAATGGCACACGAAAAAATCACCATTGAAGCTACAATCGACAGACCGATTGAATCAGTTTGGGCATACTACAATCAGCCAGAGCACATTGTTAACTGGAATTTTGCTTCAGAAGATTGGCATTGCCCAAAAGCTGAAATCGATTTAAAAGTAAACGGAAAAATGAAATCCCGAATGGAAGCCAAAGATGGCAGTTTTGGGTTTGATTTTGAGGCGACTTACAACATTATTTCAGAATTCAAAAAAATCGTCTATACCATTGAAGACGGCAGAACAGTGAACATCGATTTTAAGGATGAAAACGGAAAAACCAAAGTAAGCGTTGTATTTGAAGCCGAAAATATGAATCCTGTTGACATGCAACGTGATGGTTGGCAAGCCATCCTCAATAACTTTAAGGCTTACGCCGAATCGAAATAGAAACCTCAAAAAACACCCATGACCGAAAAAGAAAAAATGCTCGCCGGGTTAATGTACAGTCCGTCGGACCCCACATTAATGGCCGAACGCCAAAAAGTGCGTTTGTTATTTCATAAATTCAACCATTTAAGTGAAGAGCACTTGGAGGAACGCACCAAAGTACTTTATGAAATTTTTGGTGAAGCTGGGGAAAACTTGTTTGTAGAACCGCCATTTTTCTGTGATTATGGCTCGAACATCAAAGCAGGCAAAAACGTATTCATGAACTTTAACTGCTGCATTTTAGATGTTGCTGAAGTGACAATTGGCGACAATTGCATGTTCGCTCCCAATGTGCAAATCTATACAGCCACGCATCCCATAGAATCCAAAGCACGCAATAGCAGAAAAGAATTTGCCAAACCCATTAAAATCGGTAATAACGTTTGGATTGGTGGCAACAGTACCATTTGTCCTGGGGTGACTTTGGGAAACAACGTAGTTGTCGGGGCTGGTTCGGTGGTTACAAAAAGTTTTCCCGATGATGTGGTTATTGCCGGAAATCCAGCTAAAATCATTAAAAGCATCGATAATAGTTAATTATTCTTATTTTTGCTCCACAAAAAAGACAACATTATGAACGCATATATTTTTCCGGGCCAAGGGGCACAATTTTCAGGAATGGGCTTAGACCTTTACGAAAACTCACCATTGGCTCAAGAATTGTTTGAACAAGCTAACGAAATATTAGGTTTTTCCATTACCGATACCATGTTTGAAGGTTCGGCCGAAGACCTAAAACAAACAAAAGTTACCCAACCCGCTATATTTTTGCACTCCGTGATATTAGCCAAAACTTTAGGCGACAGCTTTAAGCCCGATATGGTTGCTGGGCATTCGTTAGGGGAATTTTCAGCTTTGGTAGCCAATGGTACTTTAAATTTTGAAGACGGATTAAAATTGGTTTCGCAACGTGCATTAGCTATGCAAAAAGCATGCGAATTACAACCAAGCACTATGGCTGCCGTTTTAGGTTTGGACGACGATATTGTTGAAAAAATATGCGCAACTACCGAAGGTGTAGTGGTTGCTGCAAACTACAACTGCCCCGGTCAATTAGTGATTTCAGGTGAAGTTGAAGCCATCAATAAAGCTTGTGAAGCTCTCAAAACAGAAGGAGCAAAACGTGCTTTGGTATTGCCTGTTGGCGGTGCGTTCCACTCGCCATTAATGGAGCCTGCCCGCGAAGAATTGGCGGCAGCCATCGAAAACACGACTTTCAATAAACCCAACTGCCCGATTTATCAAAATGTAACGGCCAATGCCGTGATTGATGAGGCAGCGATAAAAACAAATTTAATTTCACAGCTTACCGCTCCGGTGCGTTGGACGCAATCCGTACAACAAATGATTGCTGATGGCGCTACTCTTTTCACAGAAGTAGGTCCTGGTAAAGTTTTACAAGGTTTGGTAAAGAAAATAAACCGCCAATCTGAAACCGTTTCTGCAACTTTTGAAACCAACAACTAAATGAAGCTCAGCAAACGCTCCATCTTTATTATTGTGGTTATTGTTTTAACCATAGCGGCCGATCAAATTTCAAAAGTATTGGTTCGAGCCAACGTCGGGTTAAGAAATGAAATTAGTCCCGGCGAACGCATTCCATTAATTGGCGATGCCTTTGTTTTAATGCACGTTGAAAATACCGGTGCCTTTTTGGGTATGGGTAGCGAACTGAACGAAACTCTGCGTGTTCTTTTATTGCTCGTACTTCCAATTTTGGTTTTGGGGTTTGTACTGCGCCATATTATAAAAGACAAAAGCTTGGATAAGTGGTCGTTATTTGCTTTTTCCAGCATTATAGGAGGAGGTATCGCCAACGTTTACGACCGCATCGTTTATGGAAAAGTAACCGATTTTCTGTTTATTGATTTGGGCGGCGTTTTTAGAACGGGCATTTTCAATCTGGCTGATCTTTCGGTCACCACGGGAATGATAATTTTGGTTCTTGTCAGTTTCAGAAAAAAGAAAACACAAACTGCATAAACAAAAAAGGTTGCTTAAAATAAAGCAACCTTTTTTTATTGTTATTTGATATAATCTATCCTCTAACTTTCTGTTCCCATTTCCATGCCGAACGCATGGCATCATCTAAAGTCAACTTGGTTTTCCAGCCCAATTCGTTATTAGCTTTTGTAGTGTCGGCATAAGCTGAAATAATATCGCCCTCACGACGACCAACAATTTGGTAGTTCAGTTTTTCACCGGATACTTTTTCAAAAGCTTTCACCACTTCTAAAACAGAACTCCCTTTACCGGTTCCTAAATTGAAGGTTTCGTAGTTTGATTTGTTTTTATTGCCCAATAACCGTTGAAGTGCCACAACATGTGCTTTCGCTAAATCGACCACATGGATATAATCGCGGATGCAAGTACCATCTGGCGTAGGGTAATCATCTCCAAAAACAGACAGCTTCTCACGTAATCCTATGGCCGTTTGCGTGATAAACGGCACTAAGTTTTGAGGCACTCCGATTGGCAACTCCCCAATATTAGCAGATTCGTGCGCTCCAACTGGGTTGAAATAACGCAATGCAATGGCTTTGAGACTTGGTGTTACTTTACAGGTATCTCGAATGATTTCCTCCCCAATTTGTTTGGTGTTTCCGTAAGGCGACTCAGCTTGTTTTACAGGAGCATTTTCAGTAATTGGCAATTCATCAGCTTGACCGTAAACCGTACACGACGAACTGAAAATAAAACTAGCTTCCGGTAATTTTTTCAATTCCTTCAAAATATATACCAGCGTACCAATGTTGTTTTCATAATACAACAACGGCTCTTGTACGCTTTCGCCAACGGCTTTGCTAGCCGCAAAATGAATAACGCCTTTTACATCGCTGTGTTTTGCAAAAAAGGCCTCAACCCCGGCTTTATCCTTTAAATCGAGCTTTTCAAAAATGGGCGTTTTACCGGTTATGGCGGTGATGCCTTCCAATACGTTTTCCGAAGAATTCGATAAATCGTCAATTATCACTACTTCGTAGCCTTCGCTCTGTAATTCTACAACGGTGTGCGAACCAATGAAACCAAGGCCGCCGGTAACTAAAATTTTATCCATTTATAAAGTTTATTATGGTTGAAGTTATAAATTCAATTTGTTCGTCGTCCAATTCGGTGTGCATGGGCAATGAAATGACTTCCTTTACCAATTGGTTGGTCACTTCAAAATCGGCTTCGTTGTATCTGTCGTCAAAATAAGCCTTTTGCCTGTGCAAAGGAATGGGATAGTACACCCCACACGGAATGTCGTTTTCGTTTAAATGCTTCACCAACGCATCTCGGTCAATCCCCTTTATCTGTAAGGTATATTGGTGGAATACGTGATTATCAGCTTCACCCGACCTAAACGGTGTTATAATGCCATCTATATTTTTTAAAGCTTCGTCGTATTTTGTGGCTGCCAGATTTCTTCTTTCGTTATACCTATCCAAATACGGCAATTTAGCATTCAAAACCGCAGCTTGGATACTGTCCAATCTAGAATTTACCCCTACCACATCGTGGTGGTAACGCTCATACATCCCGTGGTTTACAATACCGCGAATGGTATGGGCCAACTCGTCGTTATTGGTAAAAATCGCACCACCATCTCCATAGCAACCCAAGTTTTTAGACGGAAAGAATGACGTCGCTCCTACATCGCCAATAGTACCCACTTTAACTTTTTTTCCGTTTTTATAGGTGTAGGTAGCCCCAATGGCTTGAGCATTATCTTCAATAACGAATAAATTGTGTTCTTCTGCGATGTTCATTATAGCTTCCATGTCAGCACACTGCCCGAACAAGTGCACCGGAACAATAGCCTTGGTTTTTGGTGTAATGGCCTTTTTAATGGCTTCGATGTTAATGTTGAAATCGTCTGGATTAACATCAACCAAAACGGGTGTTAGTTGCAGCAAAGCGATCACCTCAACAGTTGCCGCAAAGGTAAAATCGGCCGTAATCACCTCATCACCGGGTTTGAGGCCCAAGCCCATCATCGCAATCTGAAGCGCATCGGTGCCGTTGGCGCACGGAATAACATGCTTTACGCCCAAATATTCCTCTAAATTTTTCTGAAATTCGTGAACCTTTGGTCCGTTTATAAATGCAGTGGTTTCAATAACCTCGTGGATTGAGGGATTAACAACATCTTTTATGTAGTTGTACTGACCTTTTAGGTCTACCATTTGAATTTTTCTCACGCGCTCAAAAATTTATAACTTTCAAATGCCATGACATTTAAAAGCGTTATAGCCTTTCCCTTTATTTGAAATGCTTTTCAACCGAAAATCTTTCAGAATAATAGTTTTCAAAACTACAAAAATCATTGACTACAAACAATCAAACATTTGCTATTATTTAAGGTCATCGATTACATTTTATTTGAAACTTTTGATTTCTACGGAATTTACGGCCTGTTTATTTAAAGTGATGTATTTTAGCGGCAAATAAAATGTATTTTGAACTTCATTTACAACATAGGCATTTATTTAGCGGATTTTGTACTACACTGTGCTTCAATATTTAATGCTAAAATTAAAAACGGAGTTGATGGCAGAAAACAGAGCTTTAAAACCTTAAAATCGGCCTTAACCCCAAACGACAAAACCCTGTGGTTCCATTGTGCGTCTTTGGGCGAATACGAACAGGGGCTTCCTATTTTTGAAGTCCTCAGAAAAGAATATCCTAAACATAAAATTATACTGACTTTTTTTTCGCCTTCGGGCTACGAAGTGAGGAAAAATGCACCCATTGCAGATGTGGTAGTCTACCTGCCCATGGATACCCCAAAAAATGCTGAACGTTTTATAAACTTGTTGCAAC from Tamlana crocina includes:
- a CDS encoding isoamylase early set domain-containing protein, with translation MAIKKQFLKSKPVCKVTFSLPAEDAKKVSVVGSFNDWNEKKVVLKKLKNGTFKGTVDLETGNSYEFKYLVDGVYVNDTEADAYAWNDFAGAENSVINL
- a CDS encoding SRPBCC family protein, whose translation is MAHEKITIEATIDRPIESVWAYYNQPEHIVNWNFASEDWHCPKAEIDLKVNGKMKSRMEAKDGSFGFDFEATYNIISEFKKIVYTIEDGRTVNIDFKDENGKTKVSVVFEAENMNPVDMQRDGWQAILNNFKAYAESK
- a CDS encoding DegT/DnrJ/EryC1/StrS family aminotransferase encodes the protein MRKIQMVDLKGQYNYIKDVVNPSIHEVIETTAFINGPKVHEFQKNLEEYLGVKHVIPCANGTDALQIAMMGLGLKPGDEVITADFTFAATVEVIALLQLTPVLVDVNPDDFNINIEAIKKAITPKTKAIVPVHLFGQCADMEAIMNIAEEHNLFVIEDNAQAIGATYTYKNGKKVKVGTIGDVGATSFFPSKNLGCYGDGGAIFTNNDELAHTIRGIVNHGMYERYHHDVVGVNSRLDSIQAAVLNAKLPYLDRYNERRNLAATKYDEALKNIDGIITPFRSGEADNHVFHQYTLQIKGIDRDALVKHLNENDIPCGVYYPIPLHRQKAYFDDRYNEADFEVTNQLVKEVISLPMHTELDDEQIEFITSTIINFING
- a CDS encoding dihydrofolate reductase; amino-acid sequence: MFGKKKSSPQIDKEQLELIENAQKRIKQKKRLYVHFVLFLIGAIFLIVANTVLGIGEDVTLFGKEWFLFAILLWLFFFLYHLFNVFVTHKFMGKAWEKQQLEKLVAKQQDRIEKIKQGLVKEETLLAKSEVYNETKPKPSIKKKSTLTIIAAAAENNAIGKDNQLIWHLSDDLKRFKALTSGHHIIMGRKTFESFPKPLPNRIHVVITRQADYQAPDGVIIVNSLEDAIDASKSDKQPFIIGGGQIYKQAMGIADKIELTRVHGSFEADAFFPEIDFSVWKETNNTFHKKDSDNEFEFSFITYERK
- the galE gene encoding UDP-glucose 4-epimerase GalE, translated to MDKILVTGGLGFIGSHTVVELQSEGYEVVIIDDLSNSSENVLEGITAITGKTPIFEKLDLKDKAGVEAFFAKHSDVKGVIHFAASKAVGESVQEPLLYYENNIGTLVYILKELKKLPEASFIFSSSCTVYGQADELPITENAPVKQAESPYGNTKQIGEEIIRDTCKVTPSLKAIALRYFNPVGAHESANIGELPIGVPQNLVPFITQTAIGLREKLSVFGDDYPTPDGTCIRDYIHVVDLAKAHVVALQRLLGNKNKSNYETFNLGTGKGSSVLEVVKAFEKVSGEKLNYQIVGRREGDIISAYADTTKANNELGWKTKLTLDDAMRSAWKWEQKVRG
- the lspA gene encoding signal peptidase II yields the protein MKLSKRSIFIIVVIVLTIAADQISKVLVRANVGLRNEISPGERIPLIGDAFVLMHVENTGAFLGMGSELNETLRVLLLLVLPILVLGFVLRHIIKDKSLDKWSLFAFSSIIGGGIANVYDRIVYGKVTDFLFIDLGGVFRTGIFNLADLSVTTGMIILVLVSFRKKKTQTA
- the fabD gene encoding ACP S-malonyltransferase; translated protein: MNAYIFPGQGAQFSGMGLDLYENSPLAQELFEQANEILGFSITDTMFEGSAEDLKQTKVTQPAIFLHSVILAKTLGDSFKPDMVAGHSLGEFSALVANGTLNFEDGLKLVSQRALAMQKACELQPSTMAAVLGLDDDIVEKICATTEGVVVAANYNCPGQLVISGEVEAINKACEALKTEGAKRALVLPVGGAFHSPLMEPAREELAAAIENTTFNKPNCPIYQNVTANAVIDEAAIKTNLISQLTAPVRWTQSVQQMIADGATLFTEVGPGKVLQGLVKKINRQSETVSATFETNN
- a CDS encoding sugar O-acetyltransferase translates to MTEKEKMLAGLMYSPSDPTLMAERQKVRLLFHKFNHLSEEHLEERTKVLYEIFGEAGENLFVEPPFFCDYGSNIKAGKNVFMNFNCCILDVAEVTIGDNCMFAPNVQIYTATHPIESKARNSRKEFAKPIKIGNNVWIGGNSTICPGVTLGNNVVVGAGSVVTKSFPDDVVIAGNPAKIIKSIDNS
- a CDS encoding FAD-dependent protein, producing the protein MIKDIQLRVSLKEEEISNILLVKSAEKLAINQTDISGIKVLRKSIDARKPNIVFNYKVAVFINEDVPQTSGYQFDYRDVSNAKPIHIIGFGPAGMYAALRCIELGFKPIVLERGKNVQDRRRDLRAINQHHFVNEDSNYCFGEGGAGTYSDGKLYTRSLKRGDVRRIFENLVYHGATDQILVDAHPHIGTNKLPKVVKNIRETILNYGGEIHFETRVTDFKIRENKIQSILLKNGDELDVNKVILATGHSARDIFYMLHEKEVAIEAKSFAMGVRVEHPQHIIDSIQYHCSGERSELLPAASYSLVQQVNNRGVYSFCMCPGGFIVPAATANGEVVVNGMSPSKRNNLYANSGIVVEINVDKDLLKYEKFGVLKGLEYQKDLEKLAFTAGGRSQTAPAQRLTDFVEGKLSNSLNDSSYQPGLNSSPLHSLLPKLIGSRLRKGFDAFGKKMKGYYTHEANIVGVESRTSSPVSIPRNEKLAHLQITNLYPCGEGAGYAGGIVSAAMDGERCAEAAVGSM